The genomic region TGTAAAACTTTATAAATTTGTGGCTTAATGGTTGTTCAGCTTCAGAAAATTCTCAGAGTTTATTTCTGTAAATATTGCCTTGCCTTGGGCCCTTTTTTCTTCCTCTAGAATTCTGGTTTTAAGTATATTAATCCTTCTGACATTATTTCGTCTGTCGACAGTCTCctgctttttcatccttttactttcacgCGTCTTTCTGTGTGTTTTCATCTGACTTATtttctagttcactgattctcTAGTCAGGTGTGTGTCGTCTACTCTTAAAGCCACCCATTGAGTTTTTCAGCTCTAGAATATTCATCATCTAGGTCCTCTGTTGGGCTTCTCTCTCAGCGCTTATTTCTCTCGGTTTTTGTGTTGTGGctcctggttttcttttctgtccaTTATGTTTGATTAGATACCAGGCCTTATAGATGaagaatatgtgtataaataATTTGAACCTAGTGTGATAATTGCTTCATCTAAATAGTATTTGTATTTGCTTCTGGCTTTTGATTACATATGCCAGCAGTCCTGGATTACTTTAATTCCATATCAAGatgattttaatttccatttcagtTCCTGTGATGACAGGTTTATTTGCGCTTCATCTTAACTCCTAGAGAGCAGCCCCGCAGAGCTGTACCCTGAAGTGTAGAGGGATTTCTTAATGGGCTCTGGACTTTAGTTTCCTCCTCTAACCCAACAAATCAAAAGCTCTGCTCAGTTTTCCAGATGCCTCTTCCACAATCAGTAGAGGTCGTTGGGGGAAATTTCCCCAAATTCTGGacttaactaattttttttattctcctgGATGTTGTCTCCATGTGAGCCCTTACCTGCTGTCATacggattttttaaaatgcacttcTCAGCTTTTCTGCTTCTTAGTGGGAGGGGATCCTATTACCTCTGCCGTTACTAGATGTGAGTCTtgtagtcctttaaaaaaaaaaacaaacatttttttcagcATATGGTGtattcaaaatatatgtatattctgcATTTTTCCGATACAGCAGTTCAGTTAATTAAAAGACTGGCTTTTGCTGCATTTTTATTCTTGATTTCATTACTATGAATGGAGAAGAATGCCATCTAAGCTGTCGCTTTATTACACTATTTCTTAGAGAAAAAGGAAGTATTATGGATCTAATTCAAGAGATTTTTAAACAGTATACTTAGTAGTAGTCATGTTTAACTGAAACTATTTTGAGCAAATAAACAGGAGTAGTCAGAAGTTCTGGGCTCTCGAGTGCTTGGTTACTGTACACGTTGCTAAAACCTTCCATCAGACACTGTGAAATGCTGAGTCAGAATAAATACACAGATGTTGTCAATGTAATCCCCGTAGATACAGAAGACAAAGAAGCAGGATACATTTGTGAAGAGATTAAAGTCCTATTATAACTTGTGCTTTTTTGAATTTTAGTTGTAGATTTGTTATGTGAAGGATTCAGGTTTAAACCACTTTCTAGAAAATATCCTGCACCTGGGGTTCCCATGGCCACCCCCACGTTTGGAGTTAACACACAGTCGTACTCATGGCTAAGATTTATTACAGTGATGTAATAAGGACATAAATCTGGATCATAAGAGGAAAGGTACAGGGGGGTCTAGGGGACTCTTGTGCAGGCTTGTTTATGCTCTGTCCTTACGAGAGGTTCTCCTAGCAAGGTAAATGTATGCGTGTCATGTTCCTGCCCAGGGAATCCCATTTGATTGATTAGACACTCAGTGCCCAAGTTTTTATTGGGTGCTTGTTACATAGGCATCCTCTGCTGAGCACATATTCAAAATTCCAgactcccagaaggaaagcaggtAGTCCGCATGAATTCACCCTTATCATTTAGGGAAACTTATATCTTGGAACTGTTTACCAAACAGCATTCCAGATGCCAGCCAAGGGCCATCCTTGCAAGCAGGTCTTTCTAAGAATAGCTGTCTCAGCCACCTAGGTTAGCTCTTTTCCACACACATGCCTAAAATGACTCACTGTTGAAATTTTGTGTAAACACTATGTAAATACCAAAGATCTGCATGATAATTTCTGTTTTGACCATAAGTAGAATGTTTATCATTAAACTTAGGTAGCTAAAAATAACTTGAGTGGTTACTATGTCTTAGTATGTTCCATCCATACAGGGCTTTTTATTAATGTGCCAGTGCCTGTTGTCAGTTTTAATCCATGTGTGGGAAGAAGCGGACAGTATTAGAACATTTAGTACATctaaaaagaatgtttaaaaaaattaaattacagtgGGAAGTAATTCATTATGAAAGGACACTTCAGATGTCTCCTTTTAAAGTTCATATTCAACCACCCACATGTTCTTTAGATTTCAGtggatttgtttttcttatgGGAGTTTTTTGAAGAAAGTTCTTTGTTACCAATAGTTTTGACTAAAGCTGAAGTTCACTTGGCAATCtggaaatactgaaaaaataacTTCTCACTCTTAGAATCAAATTGAAGAATCTTAGATACTTATAGACTAGATTTCTTGTTTGTAAATGTGGAATCTGACTCAGAAAGTTACGTGACTGTCAGCAAAGCTGCACAGCTGGTTAATTTCATTAGTTTTTAGTTGTAGAATATACACTTGAAATCATTATCAAAAAATACCAAATGGGCCATGGACTAGTTTTGAATTTCATTTAGTGactttgaatatcttttcatgcctAATTTGgtcatttcatttattcaaagaaCTTAACCAATATTATTTTTCCCTTGCTGTGTGTCAGACATTAATTTTAGGTGctggggattttttttccttatttggaaGCAAATTAAAGTATGTCCCATTGAGGGTGGCTTGGAGCTGCCTACTTTTCTTTAGATTTTAAAgtacatttatatattacattGTATCCTGGTTCCTCAAaatatgttatttcttttttccttctccttaagGTAATACTGCATTGCATGATTGTGCAGAGTCTGGAAGTTTGGACATTATGAAGATGCTTCTTATGTATTGTGCCAAGATGGAAAAGGATGGTTATGGAATGACTCCTCTTCTCTCTGCAAGTGTGACTGGTCACACAAATATTGTGGATTTTCTGACTCACCATGCACAGACCAGCAAGACAGAACGGATCAATGCACTAGAGCTCCTGGGAGCTACATTTGTAGACAAAAAAAGAGACCTCCTTGGGGCTTTGAAATACTGGAAAAAGGCAATGAACATGAGGTACAGTGATAGGACTAATATCATTAGCAAACCAGTACCACAGACACTAATAATGGCCTATGACTATGCCAAGGAGGTAAACAGTGCAGAAGAGCTAGAAGGTCTTATTGCTGATCCTGATGAGATGAGAATGCAGGCACTATTAATTAGAGAGCGTATTCTCGGTCCTTCTCATCCTGACACCTCTTACTATATCAGATATAGAGGTGCTGTCTATGCAGACTCCGGAAATTTCAAACGATGCATCAACCTATGGAAGTATGCTTTGGATATGCAGCAGAACAATTTGGACCCTCTCAGCCCAATGACCGCCAGCAGCCTATTATCTTTTGCAGAACTGTTCTCTTTCATGCTGCAGGATAGGGCTAAAGGCCTGCTGGGCACCACTGTTACCTTTGATGATCTTATGGGCATACTGTGCAAAAGTGTCCTTGAAATAGAGCGAGCTATCAAACAAACTCAGTGTCCAGCTGACCCATTACAGTTAAATAAGGCTCTTTCCATCATTTTGCACTTGATTTGCTTATTAGAAAAAGTTCCTTGTACTCTAGAGCAGGACCATTTCAAAAAGCAGACtatatacaggtttcttaagcTGCACCCAAGGGGAAAGAATAACTTCAGCCCTCTTCACCTGGCTGTGGACAAGAATACTACCTGTGTAGGGCGGTACCCTGTTTGTAAGTTTCCATCTCTGCAAGTTACTGCAATACTGATAGAGTGCGGTGCTGATGTGAACGTCAGAGACTCCGATGACAACAGTCCGCTCCATATCGCTGCTCTGAACAACCACCCAGACATCATGAATCTCCTCATTAAATCAGGTGCCCATTTTGACGCCACAAACTTGCACAAACAAACTGCTACTGACTTGCTGGACGAGAAGGAAATAGCCAAGAGTTTGATCCAGCCTATAAACCACACCACGCTGCAGTGTCTTGCTGCCCGTGTCATAGTGACTCATAGAGTGCACTATAAAGGGCACATCCCAGAAAAGCTAGAGGCCTTCGTTTCACTTCACAGATGATGTTTGACTGTTAAGGCACGAATTGGTCACAGTTGTTGCATAAATGAGCACTCTTGTGATAACACCAGCATTCATTTAGCTTGATTCCATTGTGCTCTCATTGGCTAAAGCGTTGTAAGCATCAAATTTACAGGATTGGTTTCCcagtatttaatataaatataccaTATAATATATTGTTTGTGAATTACTGAGAAATGAAATGTCATATTCAACTTCTAAAATTGTCTGCCAAAGGCTTATCCATTCTGGTTTTGTTTGCGTTGGGTGTTTGGGACAGAATTAACCATTTTTCAGTGGTGTCTTTATACTTTTCTGATTTGTGAATTTTATACAATTGAAGgtcttttttcctgcttcttccctcttttctccaaacttctctcctgtttccactttatttttaacttaaccaTTTCTACTTAGCAATTTTTCTCCCCTCATGGACCCATGTTAAATTGTACAAACTTTATGGACTTGTTACCATTTGCAGTTTACCATAAGTGCTTTATCTTCTCTATGCACGGGCTTCAACTTGACTGTTGTATGTTAGCATATTTCTATGCAGCAGTTGGTCAGCTTCAACTCTGAAACACTGTTAGATATGTTACAAAGTTCATTTTATGAAAGTACTCTTGTAGCATGACAATTTGTAGAGCTACAGGTTAGCTACCAGAGCTtgagcttttttgttgtttttttctttacatctgaaatttctttttctaatccACTGAAATTATTGTGTGCTAAATTTGGGGAGCAAATCTATTCTAACTCATTAACCCGGTTGAGATCTAGGTCTGTCATCTTAATGTATCATGCAGTAAGAGAAGGACTCTTCATAAAGAAACCCACCTTTCACGCCAGCATCGTCCTGCTTGTGCTGATGGTGTGATTAAGTGTAGAGAGTTTGCTTACATTTAACCTCAGAGTTTATCACACAGCTTAATGAGTCACACTGAAATACTCAATAATTGAACTGCAAATCACTTTTAGTTACTAAAAGAGCTGAAGCATGTCAGTGGCATGATGCTTGCCAAGCCAGACCTAGGCGTCTAGGATAATTAAGGTATTTTAGTATGCAATTTACTGCCATAGTATCAAAGGTCAGTAACAGtgctctttctttcttcaagCTTAAGTATGCTTTTGACAATGACCTGCATGGATTACTTCGGTCTCAATATTTGTCACCATAATTAAACACAAGGTTGCAGTGCTTCCTGTTCCTTTGctgaaaattaacttttttctttcttttttttcttcctttcttccccttgcttcctcccttctttctttcttttgtttttttaacagctttgctAATGCCACAGAAAGGGCTCTTTTAACTtaagaaaaaataagtgaaaagtaCTAAAAAAGTTCAGGTAATTATCATTCAGCACTTTATTGTTACTCAGAATAAAATTTATGATGGCATATTTGCCTTGCCAATGTCTTAATGAAATTGTTCTGAATAAAAAGCTCCTTATTGGTTTGAGAAAAACTCAGTTTACCTGTGAGTTTAATGAGCTGGATCACTTGGGTTTTTGTGTTGACATTTTATTCTGAGGGTGGATGTAGTGGTATTAAGAGTTGTCATCGCAAACAGTCATGTTAGGTTTATTTCATCTTTACTCAGTAAAAAACTTGTAATGAAGAAtcgtaaataaataaagctttagaCTCACTTTCTGGTTAAAAAAttgaagtttaattttttaaaagagataccCTTACTCATTTTACTAGGTTGTACATTTCATTTCACCAATGAAAAAAGTGGTTTGGATATGCATGGTTACTCTTCAAACTTTTGATGAGGAGATTTGCATATCATGTTTACTGTGGGCAAATTTGATGAAATATTTGAACTGCCACCATATGTTATGACTTTGTGATTTAGAGAAATATTCTAGAAATATCAGACGTCAATTTTTGAAGTCATTTGCCTCTAACCCTGTGGTATAAGAATTATATATGCAtaaactacttttttaaaaaaagtgaaaactttGTAAGTATAGTAAATTTGCATTAGTTAATCTCAATAGTTTACGGATGAAAGGTGAGCAATTGGATTTTAAGTGACTTATTAGTCTTTTTGGGGATGGGGTAGGAGGACTTTACATGCTCTTATAGTAAGGCACATCTCACACTACTTTATAGGTGAATTTGAATTGTGCAACTTGAGTATAAAACAAGGATTTCTTTACATAGCATTTTCCCACCACTGACTATAGATAACTTAGAATTATTCCTCAGTTTTGATAACTGAAATGCATTATTTCAATTAGGATACAGTTCTGTTTGCCATCTCCCCAAATGCTGTTAGGAGCTCTTCAAAAATCAGTTAGTTTAAAAGGTCaaaattatccattttattttaaaggaagttGTTTCATAAATGTGACCTCAGACACTGTTTAAGGCCTTTGTCAGAAAGtaatctcaaaattatgaggctgaattttttaaaaacttaacatttgtgttattttttaaaccCTCAGATGAGTAACTTAATACTTAATGAGCTAATTGTATTCTCTACTGTACACTGTAGCATGGTAATGTTGACTGGAGCTAATGTATAAATTGATTATATTTCcatggaagttctcagttaagGCCTGATGAATTTTAGATGTTCCACTCTTGATCGTttctgtaaaagaaaagaaatggtaattttaCTCAGATTAGATACCAGTCTACTTTATAAAGACAAGTGgattatagattttaaaaatagtcctTTTCTTCCCATTAATTGGACAGGGACATAAGCCTACATCACCAAAAGGTAATTTGGTGCCCAGGATGATTTTGCAGTTAAGTGATTGCTCATTTGTAAAGTGACTACCTTAaggtataatgttttcaagaccccTATCTACTGTGACTTGGGAAAACTGTTTAGGTTATATTTGAAAAAGtagctttttaaaatcatatagcTCAGCAGAAACCTTAGGTTGAATTTTACAGGTATAATAATCCTTGTAATTTTCCCAGAATTGTGGGGCCTGGATGAAATAATAACCATATTCTTGTGCATTGTAACAGCAGTTTTACTGCTTGGATCTTTAACCATTTTAGAGTTAGATACTAAGGAAAGTAAAATTGTTGTCATGGTTCCCCCCACCCCATATCACTAAACAACTAGTTCCCCTACCCTTTTGTCAATTCCCATTGtgtgtttttcaaaaaagtaCTGTATTCTGGTGCCAGCCAATAAATTGTCACACAATGGAAAATGATATTCATTGTAaggtttaataaaattaaatttgcaCCAAATACTAGTGTATTATTATTAACTCAATACTTGATTGATATTATCTTAGTGAACTCCTGTCTCAAAAAGACCCACTGGTAATGTATAGTTAGAACTCATGAGATAGCACTTATTATTATACTTCTGTGTGAAAAACAGGgatgatttttctaatttttttttccatttgtaacCACAGAAAGTAAAGATACAGTAAGATTTTTGTTGTGAGATGAATGGGAGAGGGACTGCTTTTACCTCTTGTTTTTTAACTAAATTCAAGTTTTAAGTAGTCATTATCTTTTCCGTATGTGTAAGTTCCCCCATGTAAGAAGTTGTCATAGATCCAGAAAATGCATACTTTGTAAACT from Dama dama isolate Ldn47 chromosome 12, ASM3311817v1, whole genome shotgun sequence harbors:
- the FEM1C gene encoding protein fem-1 homolog C, whose amino-acid sequence is MDLKTAVFNAARDGKLRLLTKLLASKSKEEVSSLISEKTNGATPLLMAARYGHLDMVEFLLEQCSASIEVGGSVNFDGETIEGAPPLWAASAAGHLKVVQSLLNHGASVNNTTLTNSTPLRAACFDGHLEIVKYLVEHKADLEVSNRHGHTCLMISCYKGHKEIAQYLLEKGADVNRKSVKGNTALHDCAESGSLDIMKMLLMYCAKMEKDGYGMTPLLSASVTGHTNIVDFLTHHAQTSKTERINALELLGATFVDKKRDLLGALKYWKKAMNMRYSDRTNIISKPVPQTLIMAYDYAKEVNSAEELEGLIADPDEMRMQALLIRERILGPSHPDTSYYIRYRGAVYADSGNFKRCINLWKYALDMQQNNLDPLSPMTASSLLSFAELFSFMLQDRAKGLLGTTVTFDDLMGILCKSVLEIERAIKQTQCPADPLQLNKALSIILHLICLLEKVPCTLEQDHFKKQTIYRFLKLHPRGKNNFSPLHLAVDKNTTCVGRYPVCKFPSLQVTAILIECGADVNVRDSDDNSPLHIAALNNHPDIMNLLIKSGAHFDATNLHKQTATDLLDEKEIAKSLIQPINHTTLQCLAARVIVTHRVHYKGHIPEKLEAFVSLHR